One window of the Xiphias gladius isolate SHS-SW01 ecotype Sanya breed wild chromosome 11, ASM1685928v1, whole genome shotgun sequence genome contains the following:
- the psme4a gene encoding proteasome activator complex subunit 4A isoform X2 translates to MKKAQSDTLGFVPQKDIVYNKLLPYADRLDGESNDILSKIKGNLGRAVQLREIWPGVLFWTRKLSTYMRLYGRKFSKEDHVLFIKLLYELVTIPKLEISMMQGLARLLINLLKKRELLSREDLELPWRPLYELHDRILFSKTEHLGLNWFPNSVESVLKMLVKSCRPYFSESATQEMLDEWRPLLCPFDVTMQRAISYLELFLPTTLPPELHNKGFKLWFDELINLWVSVQNLPSWEVHLVSLFARLANDNIGYIDWDPYIPKIFTRILRSLNLPVGTSQMMVPRYVTNAYDISHVVLWVSSLLGGPSKQTQAQLSGLFNSITSFFHPSNHGRWLMKLMKLLQRLPASVVRRLHRERYRKPTWLTPIPDSHKLTEEDITDFVESMMQPVLLAMFSKTGSLDAAQALQNLALMRPELVIPPVLEKTYPALETLTEPHQLTATLSCMIGVARSLVSGGQRFPEGPTHMLPLLMRALPGVDPNDFSKCMITFQFIATFVTLVPLVDCSSVLHERTDLTEVEREMCSASAEFEDFVLQFMDRCFALIDSSTLEQTREETETEKMTHLESLVELGLSSTFSTILTQCSLDIFKVALVKVFNFATTNIFETRVAGRMVADMCRAASKCQPAESLKIFVPHCCNAINQIAVNEEVLNEEELDKELLWNLQLLSEVTRVDGDKILPYRSELVQILQLTLRLKCKQGYTLACNLLHHILRSSALIYPTEYCSVPGGFHQPISDYLPIKDWGRPGDLWNLDIRWHVPSVEETSLAFYLLDLILQPELQHLQRFAQGEQDMSRDDVLQSLTIVQHCLLGAGSLMPPLKGEPIPELVHSMVNLDETTLYTGMEYDKSRENYRDAICSVMRQLLHYILEHSEDDTKSLFSIIKIISDLLHFKGSHKHEFDSRWKSFNLVKKSMENRLHGRKQHIRALLIDRVMLQHELRKLTVEGCQYRSIHQELMRDLLRLSTSTYSQVRSRAQNVLFTALGTYNFCCRDLIPHVLEFLNPDNSSVKQQQFKGALYCLLGNHSGVCLANLHDWECIALTWPAIVRSGLSSAMSLEKPSIVRLFDDLADKIHRQYETIGIDFSIPGDCCAVAKQLMITGNPFPEDPVPSEEETGEGLKRQELKNSESVEKYKQLIGDLLDCLSNRNMPWKFEHIAIGFLSLLLRDDHQLPPPAVMFFVKSLNHDSLYVRKVAISAVAGIMKQIKRPHKKVPISPSELCGVKEPLGIVAGDRPDNQWLQYNSSSLPRTQQDWDHCVFVEKTHWGYYCWPRKLMMYAPHEEQPKQNLARDEMTEREQIIFDHFSDPVFINQFIEFLSLEDRKGKDKFSPRRFCLFKGLFRNFSDAFLPVLQPHMERLVADSHESKQRCVAEIISGLIRGCKHWSYSKVESLWELLCPLLRTALSNITIETYADWGTCIATACESRDPRKLYWLFEMLMESPVNGEGGSFVDACRLYVLQGGLAQQEWRVPELLHRLLQYLEPKLTQVYKNVRERIGSVLTYIFMIDVSLPYTQPTTSPRISDFTERILLQLKPLTEGDEEIQNHVIEENEVGEQDERTQAIKLLKTVLKWLIASAGRSFSTAVPEQLRLLPLLFKIAPVENDDSYDELKRDAKTCLSLMSQGLLYMEQIPMVLSTLQEIAGSSSWHARYTVLTYLQIMVFYNLFTFMSDQKAVNDVRALVIRLLEDEQLEVREMAATTLSGFLQCNFLSMDSPMQAHFEALCKTSLPKKRKRELGSIVDTIPSADLVRRHAGVLGLSACILSSPYDVPTWMPQLLMDLSAHLNDTQPIEMTVKKTLSNFRRTHHDNWQQHKQQFTDDQLLVLTDLLVSPCYYA, encoded by the exons CTCTGTGGAAAGTGTGTTGAAAATGCTAGTGAAAAGCTGCAGACC CTACTTTTCTGAGTCTGCTACTCAGGAGATGCTGGATGAGTGGAGACCACTCCTCTGTCCCTTTGATGTCACCATGCAAAGAGCAATCAGCTACCTTGAGCTCTTTCTCCCCACGActctgcctccagagctgcaCAACAAGGGGTTCAA attgtGGTTTGATGAACTGATCAACTTATGGGTGTCTGTGCAAAATCTTCCAAGCTGGGAAGTG CATCTGGTCAGTCTCTTTGCTCGCTTGGCTAATGACAACATTGGCTACATTGATTGGGACCCCTATATCCCTAAG atTTTCACAAGAATTCTGAGGAGTTTGAATCTCCCTGTGGGGACCAGTCAGATGATGGTACCACGATATGTCACCAATGCCTACGACATCAGCCATGTGGTGCTTTGGGTCTCATCCCTCCTG GGAGGACCCAGCAAGCAAACTCAAGCACAACTCAGTGGCCTTTTCAACAGTATTACATCCTTCTTCCACCCATCAAACCATGGCCGCTGGTTG ATGAAGCTCATGAAGCTGCTCCAGCGTCTCCCAGCCAGTGTGGTACGGCGGCTGCACAGAGAGCGCTACAGAAAGCCCACGTGGTTAACACCGATACCAGACAGTCACAAGCTCACAGAGGAGGATATCACTGACTTTGTGGAGAGTATGATGCAGCCGGTTCTGCTTGCCATGTTCAGCAAGACGGGAAGTCTCGATGCAGCACAGGCCCTGCAAAACTTGGCTCTAATGAGGCCTGAGTTGGTCATTCCCCCTGTGCTAGAGAA GACATACCCTGCTCTGGAGACTCTAACAGAGCCCCACCAGCTGACAGCCACTCTGAGCTGCATGATTGGTGTGGCACGGAGCCTGGTGTCAGGTGGGCAGCGCTTTCCTGAGGGACCCACTCACATGCTGCCCCTGCTTATGAGGGCTCTGCCAGGCGTTGACCCAAATGACTTCAGCAAGTGCATG ATCACATTCCAGTTTATTGCTACATTTGTGACTCTTGTGCCTTTGGTGGACTGTTCGTCTGTCCTACATGAAAGAACTGACTTGACAGAG GTGGAAAGAGAGATGTGCTCAGCCTCAGCTGAGTTTGAAGACTTTGTTCTTCAGTTCATGGACAG ATGCTTTGCCCTCATAGACAGCAGCACTCTGGAACAAACTCgtgaggaaacagaaacagagaaaatgactcATTTGGAGAGTCTGGTAGAGCTTGGCCTGTCCTCCACCTTTAGCACTATCCTGACACAGTGTTCCTTGGACATCTTCAAG GTGGCTTTGGTGAAGGTGTTCAACTTTGCAACCACCAACATCTTTGAGACACGTGTAGCTGGGAGAATGGTGGCTGACATGTGCAGAGCTGCTTCGAAG tgtcagcCTGCAGAGTCACTCAAGATTTTTGTGCCACACTGCTGCAATGCCATAAACCAAATCGCTGTCA atgaGGAAGTGTTGAATGAGGAGGAGCTTGACAAGGAGTTGTTGTGGAATCTCCAGCTACTGTCTGAG GTGACTCGGGTGGACGGTGACAAGATCCTGCCTTATCGTTCAGAACTGGTCCAGATTTTGCAGTTGACACTCCGACTCAAGTGTAAGCAGGGCTACACTCTAGCTTGCAACCTGCTCCACCACATCCTTCGTTCTTCTGCCCTCATCTACCCCACAGAGTACTGCAGTGTGCCAGGAGGCTTCCACCAACCAATCAGTGACTACCTACCCATCAAG GACTGGGGTCGGCCTGGGGACCTGTGGAATTTGGATATCCGGTGGCATGTGCCCAGTGTTGAGGAGACCTCCTTAGCTTTTTATTTACTAGATCTGATCCTCCAGCCTGAACTTCAGCACCTTCAGAGATTTGCACAGGGAGAACAGGACATGAGCAG agatGATGTCCTACAAAGCCTGACCATTGTTCAGCACTGCCTCCTAGGTGCTGGGAGTCTGATGCCTCCACTGAAAGGAGAGCCCATCCCTGAACT GGTCCACAGTATGGTGAATCTAGATGAGACCACCCTCTATACAGGAATGGAGTACG ATAAGTCCAGAGAGAACTACAGAGATGCTATCTGTAGTGTAATGAGACAGCTGCTGC ATTACATCTTGGAGCACTCTGAAGATGACACCAAGTCTCTTTTCTCCATCATCAAG ATTATCAGCGACCTGTTGCACTTCAAAGGTTCTCACAAACATGAGTTTGACTCCCGCTGGAAGAGCTTCAATCTTGTGAAGAAATCAATGGAAAACAGA CTTCACGGCAGAAAGCAGCACATCAGAGCTCTGCTGATAGACAGAGTCATGCTCCAGCATGAG cTGCGAAAGCTCACAGTGGAAGGATGTCAGTACAGGAGCATTCACCAGGAGCTAATGAGAGATCTGTTGAGGCTTTCCACAAGCACCTACAGTCAA GTACGCAGCAGAGCTCAAAATGTGTTGTTCACTGCACTGGGAACCTACAATTTCTGCTGCAGAGATCTGATCCCCCATGTCCTAGAGTTTCTCAACCCGGACAACAGCAgtgtcaaacagcagcagttcaAA GGTGCCTTGTACTGTCTCCTGGGGAATCACAGCGGGGTGTGCCTGGCCAATCTGCACGACTGGGAGTGCATTGCTCTGACATGGCCCGCCATTGTACGTTCTGGCCTCAGCTCAGCCATGTCTCTGGAGAAGCCGTCCATTGTGCGGCTCTTCGATGACCTCGCAGACAAAATCCATCGCCAGTATGAGACCATCGGCATCGACTTCTCT ATCCCTGGTGACTGCTGTGCTGTGGCCAAACAACTTATGATTACTGGAAATCCTTTTCCTGAGGACCCTGTCCCTTCAGAGGAAGAAACAGGAGAAGGTCTAAAGAGGCAGGAGCTCAAGAACTCTGAGTCTGTTGA GAAATACAAACAACTCATTGGTGATCTGCTGGACTGCCTCAGCAACAGGAACAT GCCTTGGAAGTTCGAACATATTGCAATTGGCTTCCTGTCGTTGCTCCTGAGAGACGACCACCAACTCCCACCACCTGCTGTCATGTTCTTTGTCAAAAGCCTCAACCATGACTCCCTCTATGTCCGCAAG GTGGCAATATCAGCTGTAGCGGGGATCatgaaacaaataaagagaCCACATAAGAAAGTCCCCATCAGCCCCTCTGAGCTTT GTGGAGTGAAGGAACCTTTGGGTATCGTAGCAGGCGATCGTCCAGACAACCAATGGCTCCAGTATAACAGCAGCAGCCTGCCACGCACACAGCAGGACTGGgatcactgtgtgtttgtggaaaaGACTCACTGGGGTTACTACTGCTGGCCAAG AAAACTGATGATGTATGCACCCCATGAGGAGCAACCCAAACAGAACTTGGCCAGAGATGAAATGACAGAG CGGGAGCAGATCATCTTTGACCATTTCTCAGACCCAGTATTCATCAACCAGTTCATCGAGTTTCTCTCCCTTGAAGACCGTAAGGGCAAGGACAAGTTTAGCCCTCGCAGGTTCTGTTTGTTCAAG GGATTGTTCCGCAATTTCAGCGATGCCTTTCTGCCTGTGCTGCAGCCACACATGGAGCGCCTAGTGGCAGACTCCCACGAGAGCAAGCAGCGTTGTGTTGCAGAGATCATCTCTGGGCTGATCAGAGGCTGCAAACACTGGAGCTACTCAAAG GTTGAGAGTCTTTGGGAGTTGCTGTGTCCACTGCTCCGCACTGCCCTGTCAAACATCACAATAGAAACCTACGCAGATTGGGGCACCTGCATCGCCACAGCCTGT GAAAGCAGAGACCCACGCAAGCTTTACTGGTTGTTTGAGATGCTAATGGAGTCTCCAGTCAACGGCGAAGGGGGCTCCTTTGTAGATGCCTG TCGTCTGTATGTCCTGCAGGGAGGCTTAGCTCAGCAGGAGTGGCGTGTTCCAGAGCTCCTCCACAGGTTGCTGCAATACCTGGAACCCAAACTTACACAGGTCTACAAGAATGTACGGGAACGAATCGGAAG TGTGCTCACATACATCTTCATGATTGATGTGAGCTTGCCGTACACCCAGCCAACCACCTCACCACGCATCTCGGATTTCACCGAGCGGATTCTGTTGCAGCTGAAGCCTCTAACCGAGGGTGATGAGGAGATCCAGAACCATGTGATTGAGGAGAATGAGGTAGGAGAGCAGGATGAGAGGACGCAAGCCATCAAGCTACTCAAAACAG TGCTAAAGTGGCTGATTGCAAGTGCTGGTCGCTCCTTCTCCACTGCTGTCCCAGAACAGCTACGGTTGCTCCCCCTGCTCTTCAAG attgctccagttGAGAATGATGACAGTTATGATGAGCTGAAGAGGGATGCAAAGACCTGCTTGTCTCTGATGTCTCAGGGACTCCTTTACATGGAGCAGATCCCCATGGTCCTCAGCACCCTGCAGGAG ATTGCTGGCAGTAGCTCTTGGCACGCTCGCTACACGGTGCTCACATATCTCCAGATTATGGTTTTTTACAACCTGTTCACCTTCATGAGTGACCAGAAAGCAGTGAATGATGTGCGGGCACTGGTGATACGACTGCTGGAGGATGAGCAGCTGGAG GTAAGAGAAATGGCCGCCACTACACTCAGTGGCTTCCTTCAGTGCAATTTCCTGTCCATGGACAGCCCCATGCAGGCACATTTTGAGGCTCTCTGCAAGACCTCCTTACctaagaagaggaagagggagctCGGCTCTATAGTGGACACTATACCCTCTGCTG ACCTGGTGCGACGCCATGCTGGTGTTCTTGGTCTGAGTGCTTGTATTCTCTCCAGCCCATATGATGTGCCCACCTGGATGCCCCAGCTCTTGATGGACCTGAGTGCTCACCTCAATGACACACAGCCCATTGAA ATGACTGTGAAGAAAACTCTGTCAAACTTCCGACGGACTCACCATGACAACTGGCAGCAACATAAGCAGCAGTTCACAGATGATCAGCTGCTCGTCCTGACTGACTTGCTGGTCTCCCCCTGTTACTATGCCTAA